In a genomic window of Pangasianodon hypophthalmus isolate fPanHyp1 chromosome 1, fPanHyp1.pri, whole genome shotgun sequence:
- the cers2b gene encoding ceramide synthase 2, with protein MLQWLSDIFWQERLWFPEGLGWADLEDRDGRVYAKAGDLWVALPIAFVFLILRQIFESTVATYLASLLGIKETLRRNAAHNPTLESYYCHSSKYPTQKCVAELCRQSGCSEKQLQRWFRRRRNQDRPILIKKFREASWRFVIYLFAFVAGLVALIDKPWLYDLEEMWKGFPTLTVLPSQYWYYMLELGFYFSLLFSVASDVKRKDFKEQIIHHVATITLISFSWCMNYIRAGTLIMFLHDSSDYLLESAKMFNYAGWRKTCNYIFIVFAVFFIITRLVIFPFRILYCTWVYPLTLYSPFFGYYFFNGLLLVLQCLHVFWAALIIRMALRFLPHNEIVEDERSDRDETDDSEEEDEERNGDIKKHGALRNGYTTHNNNHRNHRKAH; from the exons atGTTGCAGTGGCTGAGTGATATTTTCTGGCAGGAGCGTCTCTGGTTTCCAGAAGGTTTAGGGTGGGCGGATCTTGAAGATAGGGATGGACGTGTCTACGCAAAAGCAGGGGACTTGTGGGTGGCCCTGCCCATCGCGTTCGTCTTCCTCATACTTCGTCAGATCTTTGAAAG TACGGTTGCTACGTATCTGGCCTCGTTGCTGGGAATAAAAGAAACCTTACGAAGAAATGCAGCTCACAATCCAACACTGGAGTCATACTACTGTCACTCCAGCAAatacccaacacag aaGTGTGTAGCGGAGTTGTGTAGACAAAGCGGCTGTTCAGAGAAGCAGCTGCAGCGTTGGTTCAGACGGAGAAGAAACCAGGACAGACCCATCCTGATTAAGAAGTTCAGAGAggccag TTGGAGGTTTGTGATTTATCTCTTTGCCTTTGTTGCTGGTCTAGTCGCTCTCATTGAT aaACCATGGCTGTATGATTTGGAAGAGATGTGGAAGGGATTCCCAACTCTG actGTCTTACCCTCCCAGTATTGGTACTACATGCTTGAGTTGGGATTTtacttctctctcctcttcagCGTGGCTTCAGATGTCAAACGCAAA GACTTTAAAGAGCAGATCATCCACCATGTTGCCACCATCACACTGATCAGTTTCTCTTGGTGTATGAACTACATCCGTGCAGGAACTCTCATCATGTTTCTGCACGATTCCTCTGACTACCTACtggag tcagctAAGATGTTTAACTATGCAGGATGGAGGAAGACCTGTAACTACATCTTCattgtgtttgctgtgttctTCATCATCACCCGACTCGTCATCTTCCCATTCcg gatcCTCTACTGTACATGGGTGTATCCTCTGACGCTCTACTCTCCATTCTTCGGATATTACTTCTTTAACGGGCTGCTGCTGGTGCTGCAGTGTTTACACGTGTTCTGGGCTGCACTCATCATCCGCATGGCACTGCGCTTCCTGCCCCACAac GAGATTGTGGAAGACGAGAGGAGCGACAGAGATGAGACGGATGACTctgaggaggaggacgaggagagGAACGGTGACATAAAGAAGCATGGAGCGTTACGGAATGGCTACACCACGCACAACAACAACCACCGCAACCACCGCAAAGCACACTGA
- the LOC113533823 gene encoding leucine-rich repeat flightless-interacting protein 2-like: MKEQHNELLKERVRKQVSLAEAERKYKEAMESKAQLENEKSDLLSHVNTLRASVQQLKEELSESCTKHDEIREREQEQEAHSILKLQYNPMTLTHNKQLLMVSLAEALRKYEEAKESNAKLENEKFNLKYHVHILRGSMQELEEMLLDAEMKYDAIKQEREQEQEAHNILKMQYKKMKETLTQCNELLMNHCIDLGSEEYAVL; encoded by the exons ATGAAGGAACAGCATAACGAGTTACTAAAG gaGCGTGTGCGAAAGCAGGTCTCTCTGGCTGAAGCTGAGAGGAAATACAAAGAAGCGATGGAGTCCAAAGCTCAGCTGGAGAATGAGAAGTCTGACCTGTTGTCCCACGTGAACACACTACGAGCCTCAGTGCAGCAGCTGAAGGAAGAGCTCTCTGAGTCATGCACGAAGCATGATGAAATAAGG GAGAGGGAGCAAGAGCAGGAGGCTCACAGTATTCTGAAGTTGCAGTACAATCCAATGACTTTAACACACAACAAGCAGTTACTAATG GTCTCTCTGGCTGAAGCTTTGAGGAAATATGAGGAAGCAAAGGAATCCAATGCTAAGCTGGAGAATGAGAAGTTTAACCTGAAGTACCATGTACACATATTGCGAGGCTCAatgcaggagctggaggaaaTGCTCTTGGATGCAGAGATGAAGTATGATGCTATAAAGCAG gaGAGGGAACAAGAGCAGGAGGCTCACAATATCCTGAAGATGCAGTACAAAAAGATGAAAGAAACTTTAACACAGTGCAATGAGTTACTAATG AACCATTGCATAGATCTTGGATCTGAGGAGTATGCAGTTCTATGA